The proteins below come from a single Asanoa ferruginea genomic window:
- a CDS encoding potassium channel family protein has translation MADIGDDDNVVVIGLGRFGGAVAGTLQKLGHEVLGIDSDPKLVQEWSERLTHVAEADATDEEALRQLGVADFTHAVVGIGTHMEQSVLTVLALVEIGVPHIWAKAISAKHGKILSSVGATKVIYPESAMGDRVAHLITSRMIDFIEFDDDFAIAKTRVPSAKVGQTLADLHLRTKHGVTVVGVKEPGKPFAFANPDTVIPENATLIVSGPAAKVQKFAATT, from the coding sequence TTGGCTGACATCGGAGACGACGACAACGTCGTGGTGATCGGGCTCGGCCGCTTCGGCGGCGCGGTCGCCGGTACCCTACAGAAGCTCGGCCACGAGGTGCTCGGCATCGACAGTGACCCCAAGCTGGTGCAGGAGTGGTCGGAGCGGCTCACCCATGTGGCCGAGGCCGACGCGACCGACGAGGAAGCCCTGCGCCAACTGGGCGTCGCCGACTTCACCCACGCGGTGGTCGGCATCGGCACCCACATGGAGCAGAGCGTGCTGACCGTGCTGGCGCTGGTCGAGATCGGCGTGCCGCACATCTGGGCCAAGGCGATCTCGGCGAAGCACGGCAAGATCCTGTCCTCGGTCGGCGCGACGAAGGTGATCTACCCGGAGTCGGCGATGGGCGACCGGGTCGCCCACCTGATCACCAGCCGCATGATCGACTTCATCGAGTTCGACGACGACTTCGCGATCGCCAAGACCCGCGTGCCGAGCGCGAAGGTCGGCCAGACGCTGGCCGACCTGCACCTGCGCACCAAACACGGCGTCACGGTCGTCGGGGTGAAGGAGCCGGGCAAGCCGTTCGCGTTCGCGAACCCCGACACCGTCATCCCGGAGAACGCCACGCTGATCGTCTCCGGTCCCGCCGCCAAGGTGCAGAAGTTCGCGGCGACGACCTAA